A region from the Halobellus litoreus genome encodes:
- a CDS encoding helix-turn-helix domain-containing protein → MALANVISSLPEVTIRVLQEVSTDPVSDTSFFVLETDRIEILEHELAADHTVEDAQQVSRYEGWPVYSIEFTPETLLLGSVVTEHNGFALAAHQHDGGWIERWQLPGRSALQSVWEYANDQAFEFEIRTVREISNSTDIHGTGLTEKQKTTLIHAYNNGYFQKPAEITLEEIADDLDISMNAASGRIKRGMRNIIESAIKDIE, encoded by the coding sequence ATGGCACTGGCGAACGTTATCTCATCTCTTCCCGAGGTAACCATTCGCGTGCTACAGGAAGTGAGCACGGATCCGGTTAGCGACACCTCGTTTTTCGTTCTCGAAACCGATCGAATCGAGATCCTCGAACACGAACTGGCCGCGGATCACACCGTCGAGGACGCTCAGCAGGTGTCACGGTACGAGGGCTGGCCCGTGTACAGCATCGAGTTCACCCCCGAAACGCTGCTTCTGGGATCGGTTGTGACCGAGCACAACGGATTCGCACTCGCGGCGCATCAGCACGACGGTGGATGGATCGAACGTTGGCAGCTGCCGGGTCGAAGCGCGCTCCAGTCCGTCTGGGAGTACGCGAACGACCAGGCGTTCGAGTTCGAGATACGAACGGTACGCGAGATATCAAACAGTACCGACATACACGGGACAGGACTGACAGAGAAACAAAAAACCACACTGATACACGCGTACAATAACGGGTATTTCCAAAAACCAGCCGAAATAACACTCGAAGAAATCGCCGACGATCTCGACATTTCGATGAATGCTGCCAGCGGTCGAA